The following is a genomic window from Desulfomonilia bacterium.
CCTTGATTTAAGTTACATCATGTTGAGAAATGATATCCAACATTATAAGGTTTCCCGGCGAATCGACAAGCAGAAACTGCTTCAGGGAACAGGGGTAAAACCTTCTTGTTTTGCAAGCTCGTCCAGCTCAAGCGTTATTGCATCCATAGTTTCTGCATCGGTTGATATTTTATCCTTTGCATCAACAACCTTGATAAAACAGCTGCATTCCCTGCAGAAATAAACCCTCACACCCACAATGCCCTCAGCCTCGAAGAAGCCAAGCCTCTCATGGTCCGTATTCCCGCAATAGGTACACCGGATCCTGGGAAATCTCCATGAAAATCCGCAAAGGGGACAATGAAGAACCCGTTGCGACTCCTCGTCAAAAGCAATGCGTGCATGCGTGCCGCAGAATGCGCACCTGCCTGAATGCGTTTCAATCTTTTCTGGCCCGGGAGAGGCTTCCCTCAGTTTCCGCAGAACTGCCCTGAGCGCATTATTAAGGAGGGCACCGATTGCGGTACTGTCTGATTCAGGGACATTGATGCTGCCACCCCAGATAAATGCATCAGCAGCGGATATCATATCAAAAGCCGGTTTCGTTTTAAAATGATTCCCCCATGCCGTCATGCATATTTCAGCTAAAACAGGCACAATCTGCTTAAAATCACCTTCCGAAATTTCTACAGTATTAATTGCCGGAAGTCTGAAATTTTTACAGACAGAATTTATGCTTTCATAAAGGCTTTTTGCCGAGAGAATGCCTTCCCTGTCATCCGGATATGTTTTTAATATCAGTTCCCAGTCCATTAACAGACCTTAGGTTAGATACCCCTTCAAGTCAAGCCTCAATGAGACCCTTGATATCTATACCTATAACATAAAATATTCTTGTATTTATGTGTCAAATTGCATAATTCATTCCCCTTGATTTAACTTGAATTATTGAATAACGTAATCAAGTCCATAAAATAACTTTATAGGAGAGGATGCATGGAACTTACCAGAAGGGGTTTCCTTAAACTTTCCGGCGGTAGCCTTGCAGCAGCGGGAATCGGCGTCAGTATAGGCGTACAGCCTGTTCTGGCCCAGCCGAAAAAAGTCCGCTATGCAAAGGAAGTAACTACCATCTGCCCTTATTGCGGCGTCGGATGCGGAATTATTGCCCAGGTCAGCAACGGCAAGGTTATAGGTACGGAAGGTGATCCTGATCACCCGATAAACAAAGGCTCGCTCTGTGCAAAAGGTGCGGCGCTTTACCAGATAGCGAACAATGAGAACCGCATGAAAAAAGTTCTCTACCGTGCCCCAGGTGCAGATGCATGGGAAGAGAAGGAATGGGATTGGGCCATTGATAACATTGCCCGCAAGATAAAAAAGCTCAGGGATGACAATTTTATTCTTACAAATGAAAAAAATGAGGTCGTCAACCGTCTTGAAAGCATTGCGGCAATAGGCGGAGCCGCACTTGATAATGAAGAAGTTTACAGTTTAA
Proteins encoded in this region:
- a CDS encoding formate dehydrogenase accessory protein FdhE → MDWELILKTYPDDREGILSAKSLYESINSVCKNFRLPAINTVEISEGDFKQIVPVLAEICMTAWGNHFKTKPAFDMISAADAFIWGGSINVPESDSTAIGALLNNALRAVLRKLREASPGPEKIETHSGRCAFCGTHARIAFDEESQRVLHCPLCGFSWRFPRIRCTYCGNTDHERLGFFEAEGIVGVRVYFCRECSCFIKVVDAKDKISTDAETMDAITLELDELAKQEGFTPVP